A single window of Anaerocolumna chitinilytica DNA harbors:
- a CDS encoding DnaJ domain-containing protein yields MFTDPYKVLGVTPEASDDDVKKAYRSLSRRYHPDSNINNPNKALAEERFKEIQAAYNSIIKSRENGNYSSYSQSAYRQDYGQNTYNQGTYNSTQGTYGYGPFGYGQYQSYEEPQSLRAAVSYLNAGNYREAVTVLESVPERNAPWHFYNALANQGLGNNVTALESARMAAALEPDNLQYQILLKRMEGGGIWYENMGEGYGRTMEGLGKVCTSLCWLTLLCNCCFMSV; encoded by the coding sequence ATGTTTACGGATCCTTATAAAGTGTTAGGAGTAACCCCTGAGGCTTCCGATGATGATGTTAAAAAAGCATACCGTTCCTTAAGCCGTAGATATCATCCGGATTCTAATATTAATAATCCGAATAAAGCACTGGCAGAAGAGCGCTTTAAGGAGATACAGGCGGCTTATAACAGTATAATAAAGAGCAGGGAGAATGGTAATTATTCAAGTTATTCTCAAAGTGCATACAGACAGGATTATGGACAAAATACATATAATCAGGGAACCTATAACAGCACTCAGGGGACCTATGGGTATGGGCCTTTTGGTTATGGACAATACCAGAGTTATGAGGAGCCGCAGAGTTTAAGAGCTGCCGTTAGCTATCTCAATGCAGGTAACTACAGGGAGGCTGTAACAGTGCTGGAATCTGTCCCTGAGAGGAATGCCCCATGGCATTTCTATAATGCACTTGCCAACCAAGGTCTTGGAAATAATGTTACGGCATTAGAATCAGCCAGAATGGCAGCAGCTTTAGAACCGGATAACCTGCAGTACCAGATTCTACTAAAGAGAATGGAAGGCGGAGGAATCTGGTATGAAAATATGGGTGAAGGCTATGGCAGGACAATGGAGGGATTAGGTAAAGTATGTACCAGTTTGTGCTGGCTGACCCTGTTATGCAACTGTTGTTTTATGTCTGTATAA